The following proteins are co-located in the Apis mellifera strain DH4 linkage group LG11, Amel_HAv3.1, whole genome shotgun sequence genome:
- the LOC408365 gene encoding uncharacterized protein LOC408365 isoform X1, with product MRSSLVLLFLAAIVLAEGTSRVKRQEDKKEESFESEICKDKDAGEWFRLVAGEGDNCRDVIQCTSSGLQAIRCPAGLYFDIDKQTCDWKDSVNNCKLKNKERKAKPLLYTEEPLCQDGFLACGDGSCIERGLFCNGEKDCTDGSDENICDMDNDPNRAPPCDPSVCVLPDCFCSEDGTTIPGDLPPKDVPQMITITFDDAINNNNIGLYKEIFNGKRKNPNGCDIKATFFVSHKYTNYSAVQEMHRKGHEIAVHSISVSSHNDDERFWSDATVDDWAKEMAGMRIIAEKFANLTDNSVVGVRAPYLRVGGNNQFTMMEEQAFLYDSTITAALNNPPLWPYTMYFRMPHRCHGNLQHCPTRSHAVWEMVMNELDRREDPQNDEYLPGCAMVDSCSNILTGDQFYNFLNHNFDRHYEQNRAPLGLYFHAAWLKNNPEFLDAFLYWIDEVLSNHNDVYFVTMTQVIQWIQNPRTITESKSFEPWKEKCVVDGPPACWVPHTCKLTSKEVPGETINLQTCVRCPNNYPWVNDPTGDGFF from the exons ATGAGGTCCTCGCTGGTGCTGCTGTTCCTGGCGGCCATTGTTCTCGCCG AGGGCACGAGTCGCGTGAAGCGGCAGGAGGATAAGAAGGAGGAGAGCTTCGAGAGCGAGATCTGCAAGGACAAGGATGCGGGCGAGTGGTTCAGACTGGTCGCAGGGGAGGGGGACAATTGCAGGGACGTGATCCAGTGCACGAGTTCGGGGTTGCAGGCGATCAGGTGCCCGGCAGGGTTGTACTTCGACATCGACAAGCAGACGTGCGATTGGAAGGACTCGGTGAATAATTGCAAGCTGAAGAACAAGGAGAGGAAGGCGAAACCCCTCCTCTACACCGAGGAACCCTTGTGCCAGGACGGATTCCTGGCGTGCGGCGACGGTTCCTGCATCGAGAGGGGATTGTTCTGCAACGGGGAGAAGGATTGCACCGACGGATCCGACGAAAATATATGCG ACATGGACAACGACCCGAACAGGGCGCCGCCCTGCGACCCGTCCGTGTGCGTGCTCCCCGACTGCTTCTGCTCCGAGGACGGCACCACGATCCCCGGCGACCTGCCCCCCAAGGACGTGCCGCAGATGATCACCATCACGTTCGATGACGCcatcaacaacaacaacatcgGCCTCTACAAAGAGATCTTCAACGGGAAGCGAAAGAATCCGAACGGTTGCGACATCAAGGCGACCTTCTTCGTCTCGCACAAGTACACCAACTACTCGGCCGTGCAGGAGATGCACAGGAAAGGGCACGAGATCGCCGTTCACTCCATCTC tgTTTCAAGTCACAACGACGACGAGCGTTTCTGGTCGGACGCCACCGTGGACGACTGGGCCAAGGAAATGGCGGGGATGAGGATCATCGCCGAGAAATTCGCCAATTTGACGGACAACAGCGTGGTAGGAGTGAGGGCCCCTTACCTCAGAGTGGGTGGCAACAACCAGTTCACCATGATGGAGGAGCAAGCGTTCCTCTACGACTCCACCATCACGGCGGCCCTCAACAACCCCCCCCTATGGCCCTACACCATGTACTTCAGGATGCCGCACCGCTGCCACGGCAACCTCCAACACTGCCCCACCAG GTCGCACGCCGTTTGGGAGATGGTGATGAACGAGCTGGACCGCCGCGAGGATCCCCAAAACGACGAGTACCTGCCCGGCTGCGCGATGGTCGACTCGTGCAGCAACATCCTGACCGGTGACCAATTCTACAACTTCCTCAACCACAACTTCGACCGCCACTACGAGCAGAACAGGGCCCCCCTCGGCCTCTACTTCCACGCCGCCTGGCTCAAGAACAATCCCGAGTTCCTGGACGCGTTCCTCTACTGGATAGACGAGGTGTTGTCGAACCACAACGACGTGTACTTCGTGACCATGACCCAGGTGATCCAGTGGATCCAGAATCCGCGCACGATAACCGAGTCGAAGAGTTTCGAGCCGTGGAAGGAGAAGTGCGTGGTTGACGGGCCGCCCGCCTGCTGGGTCCCCCACACTTGCAAATTAACCTCGAAAGAGGTGCCCGGGGAGACCATCAATCTTCAGACGTGCGTCCGTTGCCCAAACAATTATCCGTGGGTGAACGATCCGACCGGTGACGGGTTCTTCTAG
- the LOC408365 gene encoding uncharacterized protein LOC408365 isoform X2, whose product MRSSLVLLFLAAIVLAEGTSRVKRQEDKKEESFESEICKDKDAGEWFRLVAGEGDNCRDVIQCTSSGLQAIRCPAGLYFDIDKQTCDWKDSVNNCKLKNKERKAKPLLYTEEPLCQDGFLACGDGSCIERGLFCNGEKDCTDGSDENICDMDNDPNRAPPCDPSVCVLPDCFCSEDGTTIPGDLPPKDVPQMITITFDDAINNNNIGLYKEIFNGKRKNPNGCDIKATFFVSHKYTNYSAVQEMHRKGHEIAVHSISHNDDERFWSDATVDDWAKEMAGMRIIAEKFANLTDNSVVGVRAPYLRVGGNNQFTMMEEQAFLYDSTITAALNNPPLWPYTMYFRMPHRCHGNLQHCPTRSHAVWEMVMNELDRREDPQNDEYLPGCAMVDSCSNILTGDQFYNFLNHNFDRHYEQNRAPLGLYFHAAWLKNNPEFLDAFLYWIDEVLSNHNDVYFVTMTQVIQWIQNPRTITESKSFEPWKEKCVVDGPPACWVPHTCKLTSKEVPGETINLQTCVRCPNNYPWVNDPTGDGFF is encoded by the exons ATGAGGTCCTCGCTGGTGCTGCTGTTCCTGGCGGCCATTGTTCTCGCCG AGGGCACGAGTCGCGTGAAGCGGCAGGAGGATAAGAAGGAGGAGAGCTTCGAGAGCGAGATCTGCAAGGACAAGGATGCGGGCGAGTGGTTCAGACTGGTCGCAGGGGAGGGGGACAATTGCAGGGACGTGATCCAGTGCACGAGTTCGGGGTTGCAGGCGATCAGGTGCCCGGCAGGGTTGTACTTCGACATCGACAAGCAGACGTGCGATTGGAAGGACTCGGTGAATAATTGCAAGCTGAAGAACAAGGAGAGGAAGGCGAAACCCCTCCTCTACACCGAGGAACCCTTGTGCCAGGACGGATTCCTGGCGTGCGGCGACGGTTCCTGCATCGAGAGGGGATTGTTCTGCAACGGGGAGAAGGATTGCACCGACGGATCCGACGAAAATATATGCG ACATGGACAACGACCCGAACAGGGCGCCGCCCTGCGACCCGTCCGTGTGCGTGCTCCCCGACTGCTTCTGCTCCGAGGACGGCACCACGATCCCCGGCGACCTGCCCCCCAAGGACGTGCCGCAGATGATCACCATCACGTTCGATGACGCcatcaacaacaacaacatcgGCCTCTACAAAGAGATCTTCAACGGGAAGCGAAAGAATCCGAACGGTTGCGACATCAAGGCGACCTTCTTCGTCTCGCACAAGTACACCAACTACTCGGCCGTGCAGGAGATGCACAGGAAAGGGCACGAGATCGCCGTTCACTCCATCTC TCACAACGACGACGAGCGTTTCTGGTCGGACGCCACCGTGGACGACTGGGCCAAGGAAATGGCGGGGATGAGGATCATCGCCGAGAAATTCGCCAATTTGACGGACAACAGCGTGGTAGGAGTGAGGGCCCCTTACCTCAGAGTGGGTGGCAACAACCAGTTCACCATGATGGAGGAGCAAGCGTTCCTCTACGACTCCACCATCACGGCGGCCCTCAACAACCCCCCCCTATGGCCCTACACCATGTACTTCAGGATGCCGCACCGCTGCCACGGCAACCTCCAACACTGCCCCACCAG GTCGCACGCCGTTTGGGAGATGGTGATGAACGAGCTGGACCGCCGCGAGGATCCCCAAAACGACGAGTACCTGCCCGGCTGCGCGATGGTCGACTCGTGCAGCAACATCCTGACCGGTGACCAATTCTACAACTTCCTCAACCACAACTTCGACCGCCACTACGAGCAGAACAGGGCCCCCCTCGGCCTCTACTTCCACGCCGCCTGGCTCAAGAACAATCCCGAGTTCCTGGACGCGTTCCTCTACTGGATAGACGAGGTGTTGTCGAACCACAACGACGTGTACTTCGTGACCATGACCCAGGTGATCCAGTGGATCCAGAATCCGCGCACGATAACCGAGTCGAAGAGTTTCGAGCCGTGGAAGGAGAAGTGCGTGGTTGACGGGCCGCCCGCCTGCTGGGTCCCCCACACTTGCAAATTAACCTCGAAAGAGGTGCCCGGGGAGACCATCAATCTTCAGACGTGCGTCCGTTGCCCAAACAATTATCCGTGGGTGAACGATCCGACCGGTGACGGGTTCTTCTAG